One region of Scomber scombrus chromosome 10, fScoSco1.1, whole genome shotgun sequence genomic DNA includes:
- the camkvl gene encoding caM kinase-like vesicle-associated, like: MHRPTSLAKVNAVMPFGCLALRDGRNYDSISDVTDKYEIGQILRAKEFCELCLAKDRQTDKVFVCKKFLKKDGRKVRKAAKNEIMILKLVNHPNILQLIDTFETRKEYFIIQELATGGDVFDWILDQGNYTERDASNVIRQVLEAVAYLHSLNIVHRNLKLENLMYYTENNHNKVVLRDFYLSKFENGPITEPCGTPEYLAPEVVARHRYGRPVDCWAVGVIMFILLSGNPPFYDETEEENTDLHNRIIFCRIVAGDFEFDSPYWDDISPAAKELVCRLMEVDQMLRITAQDALWHEWIAGNGASEKNLKDGVCAQFEKNFAKAKWRELKKAIRVTTFMQRLKNSEALIDSSAEAQGSEEAGDGEGCVSQGTSDEGEKGASDGGVTSSVSLEVTVENRPASIDQDGEKKEEAKMGIGPSVRISPLDNLDSLCQSNAAPKLAQEEPDKLGSKKAAGDGTRKIAANLGQNKVSPESTPTPVVTPKPTKVTDDISGTKHPSTSPDPSSKRKMAATLHGPLPTASAASAASPEKRPAATQKEQKDENDGSWCQTQLPEAVAERSVGASVTPAIGPGAGVDAGPGVSLRGDASPVMRGDRDTRKTDRYSAEFSIARAGPATGQGCYTVGSSASLGRHATPYNPEVAPVGMGIAGSYGSPYSSLYTSGGGIGMYGTGLHPGAGGSSTTCDWQMDSVIEQIEKQMAAVLEKIEGDMPSLLEQISDCPPEPPRARSTHASPATSRARHSQHSSSESSATPPPLPTSPRPALPSLPRLTIPPPSYPPPSPPTQASPQAMGEQEDRGGQRGATRSNQSPRAGMGRGL; encoded by the exons GAAGGAGTTCTGCGAGCTGTGCCTGGCAaaggacagacaaacagacaaggTGTTTGTCTGCAAGAAATTCCTCAAGAAAGACGGCAGGAAAGTCCGCAAGGCTGCCAAGAACGAAATCATGATCCTGAAATT GGTCAACCACCCCAACATCCTTCAGCTGATAGATACATTCGAGACCCGGAAAGAATATTTCATCATCCAGGAACT tgCCACTGGAGGAGATGTATTTGACTGGATTCTGGATCAAGGGaattacacagagagagatgccTCCAATGTCATCAGACAAGTCCTTGAGGCTGTGGCGTACTTACACTCCCTCAACATAGTTCATAGGAACCTGAAG CTGGAAAACCTGATGTACTACACagaaaacaaccacaacaaagTAGTCCTACGAGATTTCTACCTGTCCAAATTTGAGAATGGACCCATCACAGAGCCTTGTGGAACACCAGAATACCTGG CGCCTGAAGTAGTGGCTCGTCACCGATATGGTCGTCCTGTGGACTGCTGGGCTGTGGGCGTCATTATGTTCATACT CTTATCAGGTAACCCTCCTTTTTATgatgagacagaggaggagaacacGGATCTACATAATCGCATCATCTTCTGTCGCATTGTTGCTGGTGACTTTGAGTTTGATTCTCCATACTGGGATGACATTTCACCTGCAG cCAAGGAGCTTGTCTGTCGACTCATGGAGGTGGATCAGATGCTGAGAATCACAGCACAAGACGCACTTTGGCATGAATG GATTGCAGGGAATGGTGCATCAGAGAAGAACCTGAAAGATGGTGTGTGCGCCCAGTTTGAGAAGAACTTTGCAAAGGCCAAATGGCGG GAGTTGAAG AAAGCGATCCGTGTTACCACCTTCATGCAACGACTGAAGAATTCAGAGGCACTGATTGACAGTTCAGCTGAAGCACAGGGCAGTGAGGAGGCAGGAGATGGGGAAGGGTGTGTGTCCCAGGGGACAAGTGATGAGGGAGAAAAAGGGGCGAGTGATGGAGGAGTGACGTCAAGTGTGTCTTTAGAGGTAACTGTTGAAAATAGACCAGCAAGTATTGACcaggatggagaaaagaaggaggaagcgAAGATGGGCATAGGCCCATCTGTAAGAATTTCCCCATTAGATAATCTGGATTCTCTCTGCCAATCAAATGCAGCCCCCAAACTTGCACAGGAGGAGCCTGATAAGCTTGGTTCAAAgaaagcagcaggtgatggaacCAGGAAAATAGCTGCCAATTTAGGTCAAAATAAAGTTTCTCCAGAATCGACACCGACCCCAGTGGTGACCCCTAAACCCACCAAGGTGACAGACGATATTTCAGGCACTAAACATCCGTCCACCTCCCCTGATCCTAGCAGCAAGCGTAAAATGGCTGCAACACTCCATGGACCTCTGCCCAcagcctctgctgcttcagCAGCCTCCCCTGAGAAGAGGCCAGCAGCCACGCAGAAAGAGCAGAAGGATGAAAATGATGGGAGCTGGTGTCAGACCCAACTACCTGAGGCAGTGGCAGAGAGGTCAGTGGGAGCATCGGTCACTCCAGCGATTGGGCCTGGAGCTGGGGTGGATGCAGGTCCAGGAGTTAGTTTAAGGGGTGATGCTAGCCCTGTGATGAGAGGGGATAGGGATACCAGGAAAACAGACAGATATAGTGCTGAGTTTAGCATAGCCAGGGCAGGCCCTGCAACAGGACAGGGTTGTTATACAGTAGGCAGCTCTGCTAGTTTGGGCCGTCATGCCACACCATACAACCCAGAAGTTGCGCCTGTAGGCATGGGGATAGCAGGGAGCTATGGGAGTCCGTACAGTTCTCTGTATACATCTGGAGGAGGGATAGGGATGTACGGGACTGGGCTTCACCCTGGAGCAGGTGGAAGTAGCACCACATGCGACTGGCAAATGGACAGTGTGATTGAGCAGATAGAGAAGCAAATGGCTGCTGTTCTGGAGAAGATTGAGGGAGACATGCCCTCGCTGCTGGAGCAAATCAGTGACTGCCCTCCTGAACCACCACGTGCACGGAGCACACATGCCTCACCCGCCACCTCCCGTGCACGCCACTCACAACACTCCTCATCTGAGAGCTCAGCCacccctccacctcttcctACCTCTCCCAGGCCTGCACTGCCTTCTCTCCCTCGCCTTACTATCCCTCCTCCATCCTATCCCCCACCCTCCCCACCTACACAAGCCTCCCCCCAGGCCATGGGAGAGCAGGAGGACAGGGGTGGACAGAGGGGTGCTACTCGTTCCAACCAGTCGCCCAGAGCTGGGATGGGCAGGGGGCTATGA